A region of the Gemmatimonadota bacterium genome:
GGCGGAGGATGGTGGTTTTTATGTCTGTGTTTGATTGCATAGGTTAGTTTCGAGTTCGCGGCAAAACTCGTGACACTGTTGCGAGTCTTTTATCGGTAAGTGCCATGCTTCGTCGCATTGATATAGTCGCGCATTACGACTTTACCGGTGTCCACATCGTCGGTGCGTATACACCGGATAGCTTCTTTTTTGAATTCTTCTCGGAAGGCCAGACTGCGCTGCACGCGGGCCTTTATCGTTTCTTCGAAATCACCTGTAAGTGCCATATCTCTATGAAAGATTTTGATTATCAATTTCTACAAAGAAACCGATCTCACATAAATACTGCCAGAACTGGTATATTTGTTGTGCGATCTCGCCTTGCAATAATACACCCATCTCTAGATGCCGGTTGAGTCCAAGGTAAGTAAGATTCGCACTTCCAATGTAAATACGCACTTCATCGACAATATAAAACTTCGCATGGGAACCAAGAACTGCCGTAGTCTCATAGTTAGCTGCCGGTTG
Encoded here:
- a CDS encoding phospholipase D-like domain-containing protein; translation: LCGPLERGIHIALVSTWESIRKVNLQSLHECGPSRLRLFQPAANYETTAVLGSHAKFYIVDEVRIYIGSANLTYLGLNRHLEMGVLLQGEIAQQIYQFWQYLCEIGFFVEIDNQNLS